The following is a genomic window from Bacteroidales bacterium.
ATGAAGAAAAATATTTTGAAAAATACGCCTATTCTGATGCCCAAGAGCACATTAAACAGCATGAAGAGTTTGTATTAAAGGTGACTGATTTTTACCAAGAGTATAATAGAGGTAGCGAAACGCTTACTTATGATATAATGCATTTCCTGAGAGATTGGCTTTTAGAGCATATTAAAGATTCGGATAGAAAATATAGCAGTGAATTTCAGGAAAAGAGTATTGTTGAATTATAAGTAATTAATATCTAATCACTACCAGACTATTAATACATTATAGGCAGTTTGATTACTATAAAAAATTTGAATCCCTAAATTAAGTAAACATGATTAACGCATATACTCCATTTGCCGCTTCTCTATCAAGAATATTTCAAATGGATGTTAAGAATATCGACAGTAATGAGGTACTGCAAAAATCATTTGATGAGCTATTATCACTACCCTGGTCGTTGTTTCAAACAAATACTTCCTTCTCTTTTATTAAAGAAAATAATGAATTTAAAC
Proteins encoded in this region:
- a CDS encoding hemerythrin family protein encodes the protein MSKILINWTDTYSIGYSEIDNQHKKLVEMINVLYNAFSQGAVENVIRDILDEMIKYTDYHFKNEEKYFEKYAYSDAQEHIKQHEEFVLKVTDFYQEYNRGSETLTYDIMHFLRDWLLEHIKDSDRKYSSEFQEKSIVEL